The following are from one region of the Pseudomonas putida genome:
- a CDS encoding response regulator transcription factor: MRLLLVEDNVPLADELTAGLQRQGYAVDWLADGRDAVYQGQSEPYDLIILDLGLPGLPGLEVLAQWRAAGLATPVLILTARGSWAERIEGLKAGADDYLSKPFHPEELQLRIQALLRRARGLANQPTLEAAGLQLDESRQCVNRDGVDIQLTAAEFRLLRYFMLHPQQILSKSHLAEHLYDGETERDSNVLEVHVNHLRRKLGRSVIETRRGQGYIYAGSAA; encoded by the coding sequence ATGCGCCTGTTGCTTGTCGAGGACAATGTGCCGCTGGCCGATGAACTGACCGCCGGCCTGCAGCGCCAGGGCTACGCCGTGGACTGGCTGGCCGATGGCCGCGACGCGGTGTACCAGGGCCAGAGTGAACCCTATGACCTGATCATCCTGGACCTTGGCCTGCCAGGCCTGCCGGGCCTGGAGGTGCTGGCCCAGTGGCGTGCCGCCGGCCTGGCCACGCCGGTGCTGATCCTTACCGCTCGTGGCTCGTGGGCCGAGCGTATCGAAGGGTTGAAGGCCGGGGCCGATGACTATTTGAGCAAACCCTTCCATCCCGAAGAACTGCAGTTGCGCATCCAGGCGTTGTTGCGCCGTGCCCGTGGCCTGGCCAACCAGCCGACGCTGGAAGCGGCCGGCCTGCAACTGGACGAAAGCCGCCAGTGCGTGAACCGTGACGGCGTGGATATCCAGCTGACCGCCGCCGAGTTCCGCCTGCTGCGCTACTTCATGCTGCATCCGCAGCAGATCCTGTCCAAGAGCCACTTGGCCGAGCACCTCTACGACGGTGAAACCGAGCGCGACTCCAACGTGCTGGAAGTGCACGTCAACCACTTGCGGCGCAAGCTGGGCCGCAGCGTCATCGAGACCCGCCGCGGGCAAGGCTACATCTACGCCGGGAGCGCCGCATGA
- a CDS encoding PepSY domain-containing protein, producing the protein MTHLLRPARYLALALLAVCSLAVARDLDQDEALELRQKGIILPLEHLLETALGRHPGARLLEAELEEDDGRYEYEVELLTAEGVVREIKLDASNGTLLKDEEDD; encoded by the coding sequence ATGACCCACCTACTGCGGCCGGCGCGCTACCTCGCGCTGGCGCTGCTGGCCGTGTGTTCCCTGGCCGTTGCCCGCGACCTGGACCAGGACGAAGCCCTGGAGCTACGCCAGAAGGGCATCATCCTGCCGCTCGAGCATCTGCTGGAAACCGCCCTGGGGCGTCACCCCGGGGCGCGCCTGCTGGAGGCCGAGCTGGAAGAAGACGACGGTCGCTACGAATACGAAGTCGAGTTGCTGACGGCTGAAGGCGTGGTGCGCGAAATCAAGCTCGACGCCAGCAACGGTACCCTGCTCAAAGACGAGGAAGACGACTGA
- a CDS encoding DUF1289 domain-containing protein — protein sequence MSNKSIKTPCVGLCSTVYGDTVCRGCKRFHHEVINWNGYDDAQKRAVWLRLEQLLVQVMMAKLEVFDKGLLRQQLEQRSIRFVEQQSEYCWAYQLIARGARMIRDLEAYGMVLLPEFRDWELPQLRDAIDREFFLLSEAHYQRYIAPSFLQQALE from the coding sequence ATGTCCAACAAGTCCATCAAGACCCCTTGCGTCGGCCTGTGCTCCACGGTGTACGGAGACACGGTGTGCCGTGGCTGCAAGCGTTTCCACCACGAAGTGATCAACTGGAACGGCTACGACGATGCGCAGAAGCGCGCGGTGTGGCTGCGTCTGGAGCAGTTGCTGGTGCAGGTGATGATGGCCAAGCTGGAGGTGTTCGACAAAGGCCTGTTGCGCCAGCAACTGGAGCAGCGTTCCATCCGCTTTGTCGAGCAGCAGTCGGAATATTGCTGGGCGTACCAGCTGATAGCCCGCGGGGCACGGATGATCCGTGACCTGGAGGCCTACGGCATGGTGCTGCTTCCCGAATTCCGCGACTGGGAGCTGCCGCAACTGCGCGATGCCATCGACCGCGAGTTCTTCCTGCTTTCAGAAGCGCACTACCAGCGCTATATCGCCCCGTCGTTCCTGCAGCAGGCTTTGGAGTAG
- a CDS encoding LysR family transcriptional regulator, which produces MDIDQARTFLEIVRCGSLVAAAERLYVSQTAITARVQRLEQQLGCQLFVRSRNGASLTSDGEAFVSYANQMVQTWEAARRDLPLPEGCQQVLHVGGEVSLGNPMMLDWVSALHRELPSHAIRSEVSDGEALLRKVEMGLLDAALVYQPTYGPGLQVEQLMEEKLIRVRRVERPDPYIYIDWGEAFRRQHDAALPDCARPALSFNLGPLALQFILDQGGSGYFRTRVVQAYLDSGVFERVPQAPEFTYPTFLVYPRKRDSEALQQAFAILRRLVAAGASDWSQRWDPII; this is translated from the coding sequence ATGGATATCGATCAGGCCCGTACCTTCCTGGAAATCGTGCGTTGCGGCAGCCTGGTCGCCGCTGCCGAACGCCTGTACGTGTCACAGACGGCGATCACCGCACGGGTGCAGCGCCTGGAGCAGCAACTGGGCTGCCAGCTGTTCGTGCGCAGCCGCAATGGCGCCAGCCTGACCAGCGACGGCGAGGCATTCGTCAGTTACGCCAACCAGATGGTGCAAACCTGGGAAGCGGCGCGCCGCGACCTGCCGCTGCCCGAAGGCTGCCAGCAAGTGCTGCATGTGGGCGGTGAGGTGAGCCTGGGCAACCCGATGATGCTCGACTGGGTCAGTGCCCTGCACCGCGAGCTGCCCAGCCATGCCATCCGCAGCGAGGTGAGCGACGGCGAAGCGCTGCTGCGCAAGGTCGAGATGGGCCTGCTGGATGCCGCCCTGGTCTACCAGCCAACCTACGGCCCGGGCCTGCAGGTGGAGCAGTTGATGGAGGAAAAGCTGATCCGTGTGCGCCGGGTCGAGCGGCCAGACCCGTATATCTATATCGACTGGGGCGAGGCCTTCCGTCGCCAGCACGATGCCGCCCTGCCCGATTGCGCGCGCCCGGCGCTGAGCTTCAACCTGGGCCCGCTGGCCTTGCAGTTCATACTCGACCAGGGTGGCAGTGGCTACTTCCGCACGCGGGTGGTGCAAGCTTATCTGGACAGCGGTGTGTTCGAGCGGGTACCACAGGCGCCTGAGTTCACCTACCCGACCTTCCTGGTATACCCGCGCAAACGCGACAGCGAGGCCCTGCAACAGGCCTTTGCCATCCTGCGTCGGCTGGTGGCCGCTGGCGCCAGCGACTGGTCACAACGCTGGGACCCGATTATCTGA
- a CDS encoding PepSY domain-containing protein, with protein sequence MKHMTALFTVAAALALGAHSAIAKDVQPDEVVKLVNAKTVKSLDELKAAAVAKHPGATVTDSELEDEYGRYIYKVELRDAQNVEWDVALDAKTGEVLKDERDN encoded by the coding sequence ATGAAACACATGACTGCCCTGTTCACCGTAGCCGCTGCCCTTGCCCTGGGCGCCCATTCCGCCATCGCCAAGGACGTGCAGCCCGACGAAGTGGTCAAGCTGGTCAATGCCAAGACCGTCAAATCGCTGGACGAACTCAAGGCCGCCGCCGTGGCCAAGCACCCCGGCGCCACCGTCACCGACTCGGAACTTGAAGACGAGTACGGCCGTTATATCTACAAGGTCGAGCTGCGTGACGCGCAGAACGTCGAATGGGACGTGGCGCTGGACGCCAAGACCGGTGAAGTGCTGAAGGACGAGCGGGACAACTGA
- the queD gene encoding 6-carboxytetrahydropterin synthase QueD has translation MEIFKEFTFESAHRLPHVPAGHKCGRLHGHSFKVGLHLTGPLDPHTGWIRDFAEVKAIFKPIYEQLDHNYLNDIPGLENPTSEVIAKWIWDQVKPLMPELSKVRIHETCTSGCEYSGD, from the coding sequence GTGGAAATCTTCAAGGAATTCACATTCGAATCGGCCCACCGCCTGCCACACGTGCCTGCCGGGCACAAATGCGGCCGCCTGCACGGCCACTCGTTCAAGGTCGGCCTGCACCTGACCGGCCCGCTCGACCCGCACACCGGCTGGATCCGCGATTTCGCCGAGGTCAAGGCGATCTTCAAGCCGATCTACGAGCAGCTGGACCACAACTACCTGAACGACATCCCGGGCCTGGAAAACCCCACCAGCGAAGTGATCGCCAAGTGGATCTGGGACCAGGTCAAGCCGCTGATGCCGGAGCTGTCAAAGGTGCGGATCCACGAAACCTGCACCAGCGGCTGCGAGTACAGCGGCGACTGA
- a CDS encoding HPP family protein — protein MSASRSESRLQRLLPAPLNIPPKEWLRAGIGALLGLFLAGWLTSMVYGPSIALHLLGPLAASAVLVFAVHSGPLAQPWPVLGSYALAGAVGLAMRQGFGPELWVAAAALGISILVMCLLRCLHPPGGGVAVSAVLADPGLTAMGDHLLEPVLLNALILVTVAILYNRLTGVRYPKGAVARKDLHHTHDPLPSERLGIRGEDLDQALEELGEFVDVTRDELERIILATEQHALQRSLGGITAASVMSRDVQFATPDTTLEQAWKMLASHHLKTLPVLQQGKLVGIVSLSDLVGPAMQRGRFSWRGLFGRKAVRMEQVMSRRVISVSSQHPLERLLPLLCEQGLHCLPVLDADQLVGVITQTDLIAGLKRQLLSKAEASDNRVPAL, from the coding sequence ATGTCTGCCTCGCGTTCCGAAAGTCGTCTGCAGCGGCTGTTGCCGGCGCCCCTGAATATTCCCCCAAAAGAATGGTTGCGTGCCGGTATCGGCGCGTTGCTCGGCCTGTTCCTTGCCGGCTGGCTGACCAGCATGGTCTATGGCCCAAGCATTGCCTTGCACCTGCTCGGCCCGCTTGCGGCTTCGGCCGTGCTGGTGTTTGCCGTGCACTCCGGCCCATTGGCCCAGCCTTGGCCGGTGTTGGGCAGCTACGCCCTGGCCGGCGCGGTCGGCCTGGCCATGCGCCAGGGCTTTGGCCCGGAGCTGTGGGTGGCCGCTGCCGCCCTCGGTATCTCGATCCTGGTGATGTGCCTGCTGCGCTGCCTGCACCCGCCAGGTGGCGGGGTGGCGGTGAGTGCGGTGCTGGCCGACCCGGGGCTGACCGCCATGGGCGACCACCTGCTGGAGCCGGTGCTGCTCAACGCGCTGATCCTGGTGACGGTGGCGATCCTCTACAACCGCCTCACCGGCGTGCGCTACCCGAAAGGCGCGGTAGCGCGCAAGGACCTGCACCACACCCATGATCCGCTGCCCAGCGAGCGGCTCGGCATCCGTGGGGAAGACCTGGACCAGGCTCTGGAGGAGCTGGGCGAGTTCGTCGACGTCACCCGTGACGAACTGGAACGCATCATCCTGGCCACCGAGCAACACGCCTTGCAGCGCAGCCTCGGCGGTATCACCGCGGCCTCGGTCATGTCCCGCGACGTGCAGTTCGCCACACCCGATACCACCCTGGAGCAGGCCTGGAAGATGCTGGCCAGCCACCACCTGAAAACCCTGCCGGTGCTGCAGCAGGGCAAACTGGTGGGCATCGTCAGCCTCAGCGACCTGGTCGGCCCGGCCATGCAGCGTGGCCGCTTCAGTTGGCGCGGGTTGTTCGGCCGCAAGGCGGTGCGCATGGAGCAGGTGATGAGCCGCCGGGTAATCAGCGTCAGCAGCCAGCACCCGCTGGAGCGCCTGCTGCCCTTGCTGTGTGAACAGGGCCTGCATTGCCTGCCGGTGCTCGATGCCGACCAGTTGGTAGGGGTGATCACCCAGACCGACCTGATCGCCGGCCTCAAGCGCCAGTTGCTCAGCAAGGCCGAGGCTTCAGATAATCGGGTCCCAGCGTTGTGA
- a CDS encoding patatin-like phospholipase family protein: MSAIHIKYPALTFKAGQRALRQIRERGLQAADVGVLPGAAGGPKPLGIQGLDLALFGEWLPSAPRQRALIGASIGAWRFASACLEDPVAGIRRLGELYTEQDFAKGVTPAEISRSCQHMLDELLQGRDGQLLANPHYRLNILVVKSHGQLAHDHRGRLGLGLGSVIASNLLGRSRLGRHFERIILHDGRATPPLDALTDFPSRCLPLDLANLRHALLASGSIPMVMEGVKDIPGAGAGTYRDGGLLDYHLDLPYRGDDLVLYPHFTDRVVPGWFDKALPWRRGDATRLQNALLMTPSPQYLAALPYGKLPDRNDFKRFMGDAPSRRRYWYKAIAESQRLGDELLELIATGRLHERLQAL; this comes from the coding sequence ATGAGCGCCATTCACATCAAGTACCCCGCCCTCACTTTCAAGGCCGGTCAACGTGCCCTGCGGCAGATCCGCGAGCGCGGCCTGCAGGCGGCCGATGTCGGTGTGCTGCCGGGTGCGGCGGGCGGACCCAAGCCGCTGGGCATTCAGGGCCTGGACCTGGCGCTGTTCGGTGAGTGGCTGCCGTCGGCACCTCGCCAACGCGCGTTGATCGGCGCCTCGATCGGCGCCTGGCGCTTCGCCAGTGCCTGCCTCGAAGACCCCGTCGCAGGCATCCGTCGCCTTGGCGAACTGTACACCGAACAGGATTTCGCCAAGGGCGTCACCCCAGCGGAAATCAGCCGCAGCTGCCAGCACATGCTCGATGAACTGCTGCAAGGCCGCGACGGCCAGCTGCTGGCCAATCCGCACTATCGCCTGAACATCCTGGTGGTGAAAAGCCATGGCCAGCTCGCCCACGACCATCGTGGCCGCCTGGGCCTCGGCCTGGGTTCGGTAATCGCCAGCAACCTGCTCGGCCGTTCGCGCCTGGGTCGGCACTTCGAGCGCATAATCCTGCACGACGGCCGCGCCACGCCGCCGCTCGATGCACTGACCGACTTCCCCTCGCGCTGCCTGCCGCTGGACCTGGCCAACCTGCGCCATGCCCTGCTCGCCTCCGGTTCCATCCCTATGGTCATGGAAGGTGTGAAAGATATCCCCGGTGCAGGTGCAGGCACCTACCGCGACGGCGGCCTGCTCGACTACCACCTCGACCTGCCCTACCGCGGCGACGACCTGGTGCTGTACCCGCATTTTACCGACAGGGTCGTGCCCGGCTGGTTCGACAAGGCCCTGCCCTGGCGCAGGGGCGATGCCACACGCCTGCAGAACGCGCTGCTGATGACGCCCTCGCCGCAGTACTTGGCGGCACTGCCTTACGGCAAGCTGCCCGATCGCAACGACTTCAAGCGTTTCATGGGTGATGCACCAAGCCGTAGACGCTACTGGTACAAGGCCATTGCCGAAAGCCAGCGGCTGGGCGACGAGTTGCTGGAGCTGATTGCCACCGGGCGGTTGCATGAACGCCTGCAAGCCTTGTAG
- a CDS encoding sensor histidine kinase produces the protein MKSIQARLSLGLVAVLVVAGLVLAQLTLWLFEVGLQRYLENGLRKESENLLVALVRGPSGLQLDERRISAAYQRPFSGYYFRIDFDKGTWRSRSLWDLDMPKPAAPGLSDSHELGPEGQQLLALRADYRRLGQEISISVAQDYSPVREGFRRLQQIGLGMGLVALILVLVLQRITVTRSLRPLERARQQIAQLQQGQRSQLDAEVPSELAPLVGQINHLLSHTEDSLRRSRNALGNLGHALKTPLAVLLSLASSERLKDLPDVRAQMREQLEQIQQRLARELNRARLAGDALPGAQFDCDVELPGLLGTLGMIHGDGLLLASDVPPGLLLPWDREDFLELLGNLLDNACKWADSEVRLGIAPYDEGYQVWVDDDGPGIPEGQRQQVLERGSRLDEQVDGHGLGLGIVRDIVEAWGGRLALQESPLGGLRVSIDLPRKAR, from the coding sequence ATGAAGTCGATCCAGGCGCGCTTGAGCCTGGGCCTGGTGGCGGTGCTGGTGGTGGCAGGCCTGGTGCTGGCACAGCTGACCTTGTGGCTGTTCGAGGTCGGCCTGCAGCGCTATCTGGAAAACGGCTTGCGCAAGGAAAGCGAAAACCTGCTGGTGGCCTTGGTGCGCGGGCCTTCGGGCCTGCAGCTGGATGAGCGGCGTATCTCGGCCGCCTACCAGCGGCCGTTTTCCGGCTATTACTTCCGCATCGACTTCGATAAAGGCACCTGGCGTTCCCGTTCCCTGTGGGATCTGGACATGCCCAAGCCCGCCGCGCCTGGCCTTTCCGACAGCCACGAACTCGGCCCGGAAGGCCAGCAATTGCTGGCCCTGCGTGCCGACTACCGGCGCCTGGGCCAGGAAATCTCGATCAGCGTGGCACAGGATTATTCGCCGGTACGCGAAGGTTTCCGGCGTCTGCAGCAGATCGGTCTGGGCATGGGCCTGGTGGCACTGATTCTGGTGCTGGTGCTGCAGCGCATCACCGTGACCCGCTCACTGCGACCTCTGGAGCGGGCACGCCAGCAGATCGCCCAGCTGCAACAGGGCCAGCGCTCGCAGCTGGATGCCGAAGTGCCCAGCGAACTGGCGCCGCTGGTGGGGCAGATCAACCACTTGCTGAGTCATACCGAAGACAGCTTGCGCCGCTCGCGCAATGCCTTGGGCAACCTGGGCCATGCGCTGAAGACGCCGCTGGCGGTGTTGCTGAGCCTGGCCTCCAGTGAGCGCCTGAAGGACCTGCCGGATGTTCGCGCGCAGATGCGCGAGCAGCTGGAGCAGATTCAGCAGCGCCTGGCGCGTGAGCTGAACCGTGCGCGCCTGGCGGGGGATGCGCTGCCAGGCGCGCAGTTCGACTGCGACGTCGAGCTGCCGGGGCTGCTGGGGACATTGGGCATGATCCATGGCGATGGCCTGCTGCTGGCCAGTGATGTGCCGCCCGGGCTGCTGCTGCCGTGGGACCGCGAGGATTTCCTGGAGCTGCTCGGCAACCTGCTGGACAACGCCTGCAAGTGGGCCGACAGCGAGGTGCGGCTGGGTATTGCGCCGTATGACGAAGGCTACCAGGTGTGGGTCGATGATGATGGCCCCGGTATCCCCGAGGGCCAGCGGCAACAGGTGCTGGAACGCGGTTCGCGGCTGGACGAGCAGGTTGACGGGCATGGCCTGGGCTTGGGCATCGTGCGCGATATCGTCGAGGCCTGGGGCGGGCGCCTGGCATTGCAGGAAAGCCCCTTGGGTGGGTTGCGGGTAAGCATCGACTTGCCGCGCAAGGCTCGATAA